The sequence AAAGGAAGCCCGGAAGCACTTTTGGTGTGCAATGGATTCAAGGATGTAGAATACATATCTCTTGCTCTTGCGGCCAGAAAGCTACATTTGAATACAGTCGTTGTGCTTGAGCTAGAGGAAGAGCTAGATGTCGTTATTGATGTCAGCAGGAAACTCGGTGTTCGTCCTGTGATTGGACTTCGTGCAAAACTCCGCACTAAGCATTCAGGCCATTTTGGTTCTACCTCGGGTGAGACAGGAAAATTCGGGCTTACAACAACCCAAATTCTCCGAGTTGTTAAGAAGTTGCAGCAGTTTGAGATGCTGGATTCTTTGCAGCTGCTGCATTTCCATATTGGATCTCAGATTCCTTCGACTCTTTTGCTTGCTGATGCTGTTTGCGAGGCCTCTCAGATTTACTGTGAGCTGGTTCGCCTTGGAGTTTGTATGAAAGTCATTGACATAGGCGGAGGCCTTGGAATCGATTATGATGGCTCAAAGTCTCAAGATTCAGATATTTCTGTTGGTTACAGCCTTCAAGAATATGCTTCAGCTGTTGTTAAGGCTGTTCGATTTGTCTGTGATCGCAAGGGCATTAAACATCCCATTATTTGTAGTGAAAGCGGCCGTGCAATTGTTTCTCACCACTCGATTTTAGTGTTCGAATCAGTTTCAACAAGTTTTCAAGATTCTTCCCAGATATCTTCTGGAGAACTTCAGCTTTTAGTGGAGAAATTGAGCAATGATGCTCTAGTTGATTACCAGAATTTATTCGAGGCGTCAGCTCGTGGTGAGCACCATGGTTGTTTGCTTTACGCTGAGcagctgaaacaaaagtgtgtTGAACAATTCAAGCAAGGTTCTTTAGATATGGAACAGCTAGCTTCAGTTGATGGCCTCTGTGAATTAGTGTCCAATGCAATCAGGGTGTCTGACCCTGTTCAGATTTATAATATGAACCTATCAGTTTTCACCTCACTCCCTGATTTTTGGGGAATTGGCCAGTTGTTTCCGATTATCCCAATCCACAGGCTCGATGAGAGGCCTAAGGTGAGGGGGATTTTGTCGGACTTGACCTGTGACAGCGATGGAAAGATCGACAAGTTCATCGGAGACGAGTCCAGCCTACCTCTGCATGAATTAGAAGGCAACAGAGGTTTGAATGGAAATGGTGGGGCATACTACTTGGGAATGTTCTTAGGTGGGGCTTATGAGGAGGCATTGGGGGGCGTTCACAACCTGTTCGGTGGCCCGAGTGTAGTGCATATCTCGCAGAGCAATAGCCCTCACAGCTTTGCAGTGACGCGTGCCATGCCAGGGCCATCGTGCGGAGACGTGCTGCGGCTGATGCAGCATGAGCCCAAGATCATGTTCGAGACCCTCAAGCAACGTGCCGAAGAATTCGCAGTTGATGATGATGGCAGCTGTTCAGCTCTTTTGAATGACATTGATTCTTGTTTCAATAACATGCCGTACCTCTCGTCTACATCTTCTTGCAGCATTACTGCCAATAATGGCACTTACTCTTCTTGCAATAATGAGCTGTATGCTCCGGACGGCGACTCTGTTGCTGCCGAGGAAGAGCAGTGGTCTTATTTCATGGCTTGAGGTAATAATCTTTAGGGGTTCAAAGTTTTATGTTTTGAGTTTCATCTGTCtgttgtttttaaaaatatcggCTTCGACTATGTTGTTCCATCCCAGATGCCAGAGAGGAAGAGGTCGGATGGAGAGACTTAGAAGTTAGGAGGACTTGGATTGTCAAAGATTATAATGTAGAAGTACAATGAATGAGCTTGATGTTGTGTAAATTAAGTGCTCAAAGGTTTATTCTTCATCCATAGTCCAAtgtatatatttgttttttgtttttttaaactCATAAGTTCcaagtaataaaaaaattaagtgcTCAAAGGTTTATTCTTTATCTATAGTCCAAtgtatatatttgttttttgtttttttttttaaactcatAAGTTCCAAGTAATAAAAATTTGGACCAGGCCACGCTATGGTTCCAAGGATGTCCCCCAAGGGACTAAAGTAAATTCGTTATGACAATGGAATGCTACCTTTCATCTAAGTATATTACTATACGAATAAATCTATATATGAACTGACATGATAACCTGCAAAACACATTAGGTTGCATCAACTCGGACATCTGTTCAATATTAACATTATATcaattcatataattttttaaattgtcTTTGAACAATTTGAGATTCATCTTCCAAAAAGATCTCGTTTCATTAATtcaattttcaccaaataaaCCCGAATAAAATAAGTTTGTTCCAAATGATACAAAAGATAAAGAATCGAAGTCCAATTTAAAAAGCTAAATATTGCCATGATTTTTCTTGCTATATGATATAACAGTATAAAACTAtccataattttaattttgataagAGATTGAACTTTTAATATAGttagttttaaatatattatatgatgtATTATattatcttctttttttttgacATTTTGCGAGTAaaactttaatatatttatattttctagTAACTCATATCCCGTTTTCAGTTAATAAAATGTTAAACATAATTAGTGTTACAAACCAAACAAATCAAATGATTGATTGGAATTAAGTTATAAATTCTAAGCTTCGGATTAACCATCAGAGAGTTCGAAAGATTCGAAGTATAGTTCGGAAACACTGAACTGGATCCTTGGAAAGTTTGGAAGCAAGGAtcttcggaaggtccgaaccctCACTTTGGAAGCACATTTTGAGATCGGATTCAAAGAATCAATTTAAAACGGAGATTGGAACGTTCGATCCCTACTAGACAAGTAAACCAATGGATTCAGGATCGGATGTAGGCCACGTGgatgatcggaaggtccgaattCATGATAGGAGTTTTCAAAGCCAGATGCACACCAATAAGTTGTCCATGCATTGGTGACTTATGCATCAGTCGCATGAAGAGTTGTGACCACCAAAGggtgatcgaaacgtccgagcTCTGGTGATCAGAAATGTGTTATGCATGCAGAGTTTGGAAGATCCAAACTCAGCCTATATATAGGGGTCCGAGTCCGATGCTGTAGTTTTAAATCAAAATTTCCACAGTTTTGCTCTTGATTCAGTCTATATAGAGGGTCCGAAACTAACAATGAGGGTGCTTCTGGAATAACATCAAGGTTGTCAGTAGAAAATATGCTATCACCATCAGAATGCTAACGACAAAAAAAGGTATGGTTAGAGAATTCTATTAGAAAATAGGAGTACCTGttaacttagttaaggatttAAAAGAATGTTTAGTGATATGATAATTACTtgactataggcttggaacctaggccCTGATTATACTTATCTATTACTTAgtggtacgtaagtactgactgagattttcagctgagtatgcatgcttaAATGTTGCATTTACGTGTCATTATACATGTTTTACCGCTTTTCATACATATTGCATATGTAAATACACGTTGAGTCGTATCTCATTTGAGATGACCTTTCTCGTAGGTCACTCATCCCTACACCTGTTATGTTGTTTGACACGGAGAGTCACCACAATGCGCGGAGACTAATATTACGATGATCTAGATGATTGTGAGAGTCACCCTACAGTCGGATTCCTACATGGTTTTATATACTCATTGGCGCCCAGTCTGTGCAGGACTTGGTAGTTGACCAATCACCTAGTCATCTCATGCTGCATGTATCATATTATTTTTGTATAATCATACTTTCGTATTGGGAAATTATCACTCACATCTTTGGTGTTATCTtagacaccccattccatgAGGCATATCTCATGTTCGATGGTGCAAGAGGATCGAGGCATGAGTAGTTGCAGGTCCAAGGGCTGCTGAGAAATTTATCTACCTACAACTAATTATCTATGTAAATATGGTTGTATGAATACATTGGATTTTTAGTACCGGTCGTATTTTATTGGTTTATCATGTACtaggtttttaatttttttcacaatAAACTCTGTTATTTTAATTAGTTGGGTTATTAatctaattgcatgcttaaaatTGATAGTTAATAAGTGATCCGAGATGAGTCACTACATTTGTGGTATTAGAGCATGCATAATCATGGGACATACTATGACATTTTGAGATTATTGTCGTTAATATTTTTAGAGATATTTCCAAACAAGGTGACGAGAGTCATAGAGATATAGGCCATCTAAGAGCTGAGGGTGCTCCAGGACATCCTCACAGACACCATCACCATCATGAGTGGCAACGTCGGTTCGTGATGCATAAGTTCTTGCAGATCGGACCAAAGCCACTGGTGGGAGACAAAACCCCGAAGGTTTCTGAAAATTGACTGGAATGGATGGAGAGTAGTTTTCGCACCTTTGACTACTccaaggagcagaagatggaggccATGAACTTTTTATTAGAGGGACATGCTAGAAAATGGTGGAAATCCAAATCTACCCAATTGATTATGGAGAAAGGCCAAGTATTATGGGAGGATTTCCCTCAGATTTTTAtgaagctatattttcctccagcttttCGACAGGAAAAATACATAGAGCTGCTAAAATTGAAACAAGGCTATATCAAAGTGGATGAGTATCAGCAAAAGTTCATCAAGTTATTGTCGTTCTGCCCCCACATCAATGCCAGTTCTGAGGCCAAATATGATCACTTCTTGCAAGGCCTCAACCAGGGGATCTTTGATTGGGTCACTGTATGTGATGATTCGAATTCTTACGAGACTCCGGTGAATCGCTACTGTCAGGCAAAGATTATTGTTACCGGTTCCAAAGTACTTCTATCTTCTAAACTTAGTGGATGACTTGGGCCTCATGCTCAATATTTTAAGAAGCAGGGTTTTACCTCTACTTCTACTTCTTCTGGTTCTTGAGGAGTATTCCGATTGGGTCGAAAGAAGGAGGGGCACTGTGATCAGTGTGGCCAAAATCACCTGAATAAGGAATGCCAGAGGGCATCTGGTGCTTGTTTCATCCGCGAAGGGAAAGGGCATGTGCGGAGGGACAATCCTACTTGGACAGGAGGCATTGGTTTTGGAGCTGCTAGTAAATCCTAGGCTTCTGTCCAGCCACGTCACCTGCCAGAAATATAAGGAACTTCTACCTTGCGACCTCGAGCCCGAGGGAAGTTGTACGCTCTCAACCAGGACAAGGATAACGCCAAGAGTGACCGCATGATAATAGGTatctttttgttatgtggcataCCTGCTCTTATTTTTATTGAAACTGGTACATAGCATTAATTCATATCTAGCCTCTTTTTCACGAAATAAGTTAACATATGTATCTCTTGACCTTAacttagttgtatctactcctaTGGGTCAGGAGGTGATCAATAAACGTATAGTGATGGGATGCCTCAAGAATTTTAGGATCATTTCTTGACTGTGAATGTAAGGTCCAAATCCACTAAACTCgcttacgatgattttaaaataaatcttTTTGATTTTATGACctaaattgtttaatttatgatttaatgattatggtttcatgatataattattttatgtttaacgccTTAGATTAAGTTAATGGTTTCAGGTCGAGTTTGATTCTGGACTTACG comes from Henckelia pumila isolate YLH828 chromosome 4, ASM3356847v2, whole genome shotgun sequence and encodes:
- the LOC140865192 gene encoding arginine decarboxylase-like, giving the protein MPALACCVDAAVPPPPPYGVPSWDSPLPATPPSENAVSAWSSAHSALLYRVDGWGAPYFTVNTNGNVSVHPHGVKTLVHQEIDLLKVVKKVSESKTSGGLGLQLPLVIRFPDVLKNRLESLQASFDLAIKSQEYGAHYQGVYPVKCNQDKFVVDDIVKFGSGFRFGLEAGSKPELLLAMSSLCKGSPEALLVCNGFKDVEYISLALAARKLHLNTVVVLELEEELDVVIDVSRKLGVRPVIGLRAKLRTKHSGHFGSTSGETGKFGLTTTQILRVVKKLQQFEMLDSLQLLHFHIGSQIPSTLLLADAVCEASQIYCELVRLGVCMKVIDIGGGLGIDYDGSKSQDSDISVGYSLQEYASAVVKAVRFVCDRKGIKHPIICSESGRAIVSHHSILVFESVSTSFQDSSQISSGELQLLVEKLSNDALVDYQNLFEASARGEHHGCLLYAEQLKQKCVEQFKQGSLDMEQLASVDGLCELVSNAIRVSDPVQIYNMNLSVFTSLPDFWGIGQLFPIIPIHRLDERPKVRGILSDLTCDSDGKIDKFIGDESSLPLHELEGNRGLNGNGGAYYLGMFLGGAYEEALGGVHNLFGGPSVVHISQSNSPHSFAVTRAMPGPSCGDVLRLMQHEPKIMFETLKQRAEEFAVDDDGSCSALLNDIDSCFNNMPYLSSTSSCSITANNGTYSSCNNELYAPDGDSVAAEEEQWSYFMA